The following proteins are encoded in a genomic region of Arcobacter cloacae:
- a CDS encoding complex I subunit 5 family protein: MSFLVILPFVLGFLFSLFVPIDFFYRVDWFLFGLEFRVDYISKQFLLFTSFIWLISAVYAMVSIKENKKSYFFWFIFTYIGNLFLCISFDVISFYLFFSLMSLSSFGLILHNRSNEAKNAAFVYIKYAILGEVLIFFGIINLVFTFGAFNFSNFINADISYSHLLILIGFGIKIGMFLLHSWLPLAHSNAPASASAVLSAVMLKAGILGWFRFFNSSLEYGEFLPYCLMTLGILGIFIGFYGLFQDKIKAVLAYSSISQMGFVVLMFGVAVYDTKNYDLILIAILFFITHHAFNKAAIFLLANEISKNGLNKLNLFIFFITSFSLIGLPFTSGAMAKDLLKSEVDLLFVLVVLTIGSIITSILMIRFYLLSKKYEIKNQNFNNSVLILPLIFVSVFLAYILDFNFSFSIWQILPLFIAIIFFVVIYKKGLGIKVLPQGDILNLISFKKRD; the protein is encoded by the coding sequence ATGAGTTTTTTAGTAATACTACCTTTTGTTTTAGGCTTTTTATTCTCTTTATTTGTTCCTATTGATTTTTTCTATAGAGTTGATTGGTTTTTATTTGGTTTAGAGTTTAGGGTTGATTATATTTCTAAACAATTTTTACTTTTTACATCTTTTATTTGGTTAATAAGTGCTGTTTATGCAATGGTTAGTATAAAAGAGAATAAAAAGTCATACTTTTTTTGGTTTATATTTACTTATATAGGAAATCTATTTTTATGTATAAGTTTTGATGTAATCTCTTTTTATCTCTTTTTTTCTTTGATGTCTTTAAGTTCTTTTGGGTTAATTCTACATAATCGTTCAAATGAAGCTAAAAATGCTGCTTTTGTATATATCAAATATGCAATTTTGGGTGAAGTACTAATCTTTTTTGGAATAATTAATTTAGTATTTACCTTTGGGGCATTTAATTTTTCGAATTTTATAAATGCAGATATTTCATATTCTCATCTATTAATATTAATTGGATTTGGAATAAAAATAGGTATGTTTTTACTGCACTCTTGGCTTCCTTTAGCTCATAGTAATGCACCTGCAAGTGCAAGTGCTGTTTTATCAGCAGTTATGTTAAAAGCAGGAATTTTAGGATGGTTTAGATTTTTTAATTCAAGTTTAGAGTATGGTGAATTTTTGCCTTATTGTTTGATGACTTTGGGAATTTTAGGGATTTTTATAGGTTTTTATGGTCTTTTTCAAGATAAAATAAAAGCAGTTTTAGCATATTCAAGTATCTCTCAAATGGGATTTGTAGTTTTGATGTTTGGAGTAGCTGTTTATGATACTAAAAATTATGATTTGATTCTTATAGCTATTTTGTTTTTTATAACTCATCATGCTTTTAATAAAGCAGCGATATTTTTACTTGCAAATGAGATAAGTAAAAATGGTTTAAATAAATTAAATCTATTTATATTTTTTATTACTTCATTTAGTTTAATTGGTTTACCTTTTACAAGTGGAGCAATGGCAAAAGATTTATTAAAAAGTGAAGTAGATTTATTGTTTGTATTGGTAGTTTTAACTATTGGCTCAATTATTACCTCTATTTTAATGATAAGATTTTATTTATTAAGTAAAAAATATGAGATTAAAAATCAAAATTTTAATAACTCAGTTCTTATTTTACCTTTGATTTTTGTATCTGTTTTTTTAGCATATATTTTAGATTTTAATTTTAGTTTTAGTATTTGGCAAATTTTGCCTCTTTTTATAGCAATAATATTTTTTGTTGTGATTTATAAAAAAGGTTTAGGTATAAAAGTTCTACCACAAGGTGATATTTTGAATCTAATTAGTTTTAAAAAGAGAGATTAA
- the hisH gene encoding imidazole glycerol phosphate synthase subunit HisH — protein sequence MIGIIDYNMGNLASVYNACHLIDAKATIVKDPNDLKNFDRVILPGVGAYKDAMEHLIQSGMNEAVYEYAKSGKPMMGICLGMQLLFESSTEFGHTDGLGLIDGKVVKFDKSKMHEDFKIPHMGWNTIVNKEHPLFEGLNNPYLYFVHSFHAVTSEKNIIGTTTYGYEFTSAVNKENIYGFQPHPEKSHDNGLRILKNFVNIK from the coding sequence GTGATAGGAATTATTGATTATAATATGGGAAATCTTGCAAGCGTTTATAATGCTTGTCATTTAATAGATGCAAAAGCAACTATTGTAAAGGACCCAAATGATTTAAAAAACTTTGATAGGGTTATATTGCCAGGTGTTGGAGCATACAAAGATGCTATGGAACATTTAATTCAATCAGGAATGAATGAAGCTGTTTATGAGTATGCAAAAAGTGGTAAACCAATGATGGGTATTTGTCTTGGAATGCAACTACTTTTTGAAAGCTCAACAGAGTTTGGGCATACAGATGGTTTAGGTTTAATTGATGGAAAAGTTGTAAAATTTGATAAATCTAAAATGCATGAAGATTTTAAAATTCCTCACATGGGCTGGAATACAATAGTAAATAAAGAGCATCCGTTATTTGAAGGATTAAACAATCCTTACTTATATTTTGTTCACTCTTTTCATGCAGTAACAAGTGAAAAAAATATCATAGGAACAACAACTTATGGATATGAATTTACAAGTGCTGTAAATAAAGAGAATATTTATGGATTCCAACCTCATCCTGAAAAATCTCATGATAATGGACTTAGAATTTTAAAGAATTTTGTAAATATAAAATAA
- the hisA gene encoding 1-(5-phosphoribosyl)-5-[(5-phosphoribosylamino)methylideneamino]imidazole-4-carboxamide isomerase yields MDILPAIDLKDGKAVRLSKGLMDSAKIYSDEPWQVAKRFEELGSKWVHIVDLNGAFEGKPANLEQIKKIRENCNLKIELGGGIRDEETIKMYLDLGVDRLILGSIAVKDPMFVKKMASKYPIAVGIDAMNGMVAVEGWAEVSTMKATTLAQEFANAGVQAIICTDISKDGMLCGVNVEFTESIALSSQVDTIASGGVKDIQDIINCKNNGNISGVIVGKAFYEGTLDLEEAFKIL; encoded by the coding sequence ATGGATATATTACCTGCGATTGATTTAAAAGATGGAAAGGCTGTAAGACTAAGCAAAGGATTAATGGATAGTGCTAAAATCTACTCTGATGAGCCATGGCAAGTAGCTAAAAGATTTGAAGAATTAGGTTCTAAATGGGTTCATATTGTTGATTTAAATGGAGCATTTGAAGGGAAACCTGCAAATCTTGAACAAATCAAAAAGATTAGAGAAAATTGTAACCTAAAAATAGAACTTGGTGGTGGAATCAGAGATGAAGAGACTATTAAAATGTATTTAGACCTTGGTGTTGATAGGCTTATTCTTGGTTCAATTGCAGTTAAAGATCCAATGTTTGTAAAAAAAATGGCTTCAAAATATCCAATAGCAGTTGGTATTGATGCTATGAATGGAATGGTTGCTGTTGAAGGTTGGGCAGAAGTTTCAACTATGAAAGCAACTACTTTAGCACAAGAATTTGCAAATGCAGGTGTTCAAGCTATTATTTGTACAGATATAAGTAAAGATGGTATGCTTTGTGGTGTAAATGTTGAATTTACAGAATCAATAGCACTTTCAAGTCAAGTTGATACAATTGCAAGTGGTGGAGTAAAAGATATTCAAGATATCATCAATTGTAAAAATAATGGAAATATTTCAGGTGTTATTGTAGGAAAAGCTTTCTATGAAGGAACTCTTGATTTAGAAGAAGCTTTTAAAATTTTATAA
- a CDS encoding TIGR01777 family oxidoreductase, translating to MKTIAITGASGFVGTSLKKYFSALGYKIVSISRDILNDNKKLEETLNQTDIVINLAGANIINRWSESYKKLLYSSRIETTSKIVNAINSVQNKPKLLISTSAVGIYDNKTTYDENGSYSNDFLSNLCQDWEKEAKKAKNETTKVSIFRFGIVMGKDGGALQKMITPFKLGLGGTIGDGKQAFSYIHIEDLLNAYKFVIENEFEDTFNLTAPVPTTNKGLTLALGKTLKRPTILPVPQFVLNIIFSEGARVLTDGQSAIPKKLLDLGFKFRFKTIEETIEDLCK from the coding sequence ATGAAAACTATAGCAATTACAGGTGCAAGTGGTTTTGTAGGAACGAGTTTAAAAAAATATTTTTCTGCTTTAGGATATAAAATAGTATCTATTTCAAGAGATATTTTAAATGACAATAAAAAACTAGAAGAGACTTTAAATCAAACTGATATTGTTATTAATCTTGCTGGTGCAAACATCATAAACAGATGGAGTGAATCTTATAAAAAACTTCTATATTCAAGCCGAATAGAAACAACATCAAAAATTGTAAATGCTATAAATAGTGTTCAAAACAAACCAAAACTTCTTATTTCTACATCTGCTGTGGGAATATACGACAATAAAACAACATATGATGAAAATGGCTCTTATTCAAATGATTTTTTATCAAATCTTTGTCAAGATTGGGAAAAAGAGGCAAAAAAAGCAAAAAATGAAACAACAAAAGTATCTATTTTTAGATTTGGAATAGTTATGGGGAAAGATGGAGGAGCATTACAAAAAATGATAACTCCTTTTAAGTTAGGACTTGGTGGAACTATTGGAGATGGAAAACAAGCTTTTTCTTATATTCATATAGAAGATTTATTAAATGCTTATAAATTTGTTATTGAAAATGAATTTGAAGATACATTTAATTTAACAGCACCTGTTCCAACAACGAATAAAGGCTTAACTCTTGCTTTAGGAAAAACACTAAAAAGACCTACTATACTTCCAGTACCACAATTTGTTTTAAATATTATTTTTAGTGAAGGAGCACGTGTTCTAACAGATGGACAAAGTGCAATTCCAAAAAAATTATTAGATTTAGGTTTTAAATTCAGATTTAAAACTATTGAAGAGACTATTGAAGATTTATGTAAATAA
- a CDS encoding complex I subunit 5 family protein, producing the protein MTHLIPFIITLPLIFSIFSFIFKRFSKISMLIFSFLWFVLCLNLFLQILVENKIVYNFAGYLAPLGIEFIAFKINSLILLFSSFILFMVVLYAFFYLKKEKEFLFFPLIGFLASGLAILFLSNDIFNIYVGLEILSLSAVSLTALGANKNSIKAAIKYLFASLLASGFYLFAVVLIYTNYSTLSIEMLSLIIKDDEITHLAFIFIVLCFAIKTALFPFHYWLADAHSNALTPVSALLSAIVIKTTIYLILFFSYKVFIFDYEIKTIIGYLALVAIFYGGIKAIFCEQLKLLIAYSTISQIGYLFVVFILLSNEALYASIFVLISHMFAKAGLFLVAGIMIIVASSKEISQLKGISSVLPLSIFSLSLSSITLIGFPPTLGFSSKWYYLQESLKSSEWILFIALLCGTFFTAFYLFKLIIITLMQKEQTKDFVKPKEYNFTILQNIAFILSLSSVLLGFFSANMIEMIGW; encoded by the coding sequence ATGACGCATTTAATTCCTTTTATAATAACTTTACCTTTAATATTTTCAATATTCTCTTTCATATTTAAAAGATTTTCAAAAATATCTATGTTAATTTTCTCTTTTTTATGGTTTGTTCTTTGTTTAAATCTTTTTTTACAAATTTTAGTTGAAAATAAAATTGTATATAACTTTGCTGGATATTTAGCACCTTTAGGAATAGAGTTTATAGCTTTTAAAATAAATAGTTTAATTTTGCTTTTTTCTTCTTTTATTTTATTTATGGTTGTTTTATACGCATTTTTTTATTTAAAAAAAGAGAAAGAGTTTCTATTTTTCCCTTTGATTGGTTTTTTAGCTTCGGGTTTAGCAATACTATTTTTATCAAACGATATTTTTAATATCTATGTTGGTTTAGAAATTTTATCTTTAAGTGCTGTTTCTTTAACAGCTTTAGGAGCAAATAAAAACTCTATAAAAGCAGCGATAAAGTATCTATTTGCCTCTTTATTGGCTTCTGGATTTTATCTTTTTGCTGTTGTTTTAATCTATACAAATTATTCAACACTAAGTATTGAAATGTTAAGTTTAATAATAAAAGATGATGAAATAACACATCTAGCTTTTATTTTTATCGTTCTTTGTTTTGCTATAAAAACAGCACTTTTTCCTTTTCATTACTGGTTAGCAGATGCTCACTCAAATGCCCTAACTCCTGTTTCTGCACTTTTATCAGCAATAGTTATAAAAACAACTATTTATTTAATTCTGTTTTTTTCTTATAAAGTATTTATTTTTGATTATGAAATTAAAACAATCATAGGATATTTGGCATTAGTTGCGATTTTTTATGGGGGAATTAAAGCTATTTTTTGTGAGCAATTAAAATTATTGATTGCTTATTCTACTATTTCGCAAATTGGATATTTATTTGTAGTATTTATTTTATTATCTAATGAAGCTTTATATGCTTCAATTTTTGTTTTAATTTCACACATGTTTGCAAAAGCAGGACTTTTTTTAGTTGCTGGAATTATGATAATAGTTGCTTCAAGTAAAGAAATATCTCAATTAAAAGGAATATCATCTGTTTTACCCTTGAGTATTTTTAGTTTAAGTCTTAGTTCAATCACACTAATAGGTTTTCCTCCAACTTTAGGATTTAGTTCAAAATGGTACTATTTACAAGAGAGTTTAAAAAGTAGTGAATGGATTTTATTTATAGCTTTATTATGTGGAACTTTTTTTACAGCTTTTTATCTTTTTAAATTAATCATTATAACTTTAATGCAAAAAGAGCAAACAAAAGATTTTGTAAAACCTAAAGAGTATAATTTTACAATATTACAAAACATAGCTTTTATTTTGAGTCTAAGTTCGGTTTTATTAGGATTTTTTTCTGCAAATATGATAGAAATGATAGGTTGGTAA
- a CDS encoding GGDEF domain-containing protein has translation MNSNKKITIIIFTMVSLLTIVIVALVALGSRQSGYDSAKKRAYLTADIVKKSLTSHMINGNMDQREVFLNSINQLDEVNDLWIIRAKSVSQQFGKSNLTNEVPRDDIDEQVLKDGKEKIVINESLTDATLRITIPYTASSLDKPNCISCHNAQEGEVLGAISVTFDIQEDRISSITVLLNIIGIISLFLIFILIYISRKIKPYTSSFDSITEVLKQVHEGNYSVRVKGGVLKEDKEASTWLNELIEKLETVLTGIEKNLTTFVHNRSSNINNDKLLSAQEIIEDISEIYNYKKTIETDLTKDDIYYRLIQVLKDKLKIENFFIFETDLIKDERKIIYSTKEVVPCCNISKNIKEKCRAERTNTIVASENFPEICRLAICPANSNHICIPFLINEQKNVVIHIICDNEECLKHTKYQIGIIKKYLEETKPILESKLLMDVLRERNLVDGLTGLYNRKYLDEFIDKKMPYELKEGTTYAVMFLDIDYFKMINDTYGHDAGDAILQKLSKTMKDAISENEFIIRFGGEEFLIIMKNPTQESALSLANKINEDFSKLIFTFNNESFSKTVSIGYAFFPSDTDQIWKCIKFADLSLYEAKETGRNKVVKFTKELLKNGDKERY, from the coding sequence ATGAACTCAAACAAGAAAATAACAATTATTATCTTTACTATGGTTTCATTACTGACAATAGTAATAGTTGCTTTAGTTGCGTTGGGTTCTAGGCAAAGTGGTTATGATAGTGCAAAAAAAAGAGCTTATTTAACTGCTGATATTGTAAAAAAATCTCTAACCTCTCACATGATAAATGGAAATATGGATCAAAGAGAGGTGTTTCTTAATAGTATTAATCAATTGGATGAAGTAAATGATTTATGGATAATTAGAGCTAAAAGTGTTAGCCAACAATTTGGTAAATCAAATCTTACAAATGAAGTTCCAAGAGATGATATTGATGAACAAGTATTAAAAGATGGTAAAGAAAAAATAGTAATTAATGAATCTTTAACAGATGCAACTCTAAGAATAACTATTCCATATACTGCTTCATCGCTTGATAAACCAAATTGTATCTCTTGTCATAATGCACAAGAAGGTGAAGTTTTGGGTGCAATTTCCGTAACTTTTGATATTCAAGAAGATAGAATTTCTAGTATTACTGTACTTTTAAATATTATAGGAATAATTTCATTATTTTTAATATTTATCTTAATTTATATTAGTAGAAAAATCAAACCTTATACTTCTTCATTTGATTCAATTACTGAAGTTTTAAAACAAGTTCATGAAGGAAATTATTCAGTAAGAGTCAAAGGAGGAGTTTTAAAAGAAGATAAAGAAGCTTCAACTTGGCTAAATGAACTTATAGAAAAACTAGAAACGGTTTTAACAGGAATTGAAAAAAACCTTACAACATTTGTTCATAATCGTTCATCAAATATAAATAATGATAAATTGTTAAGTGCCCAAGAGATTATTGAAGATATCTCAGAAATTTATAATTATAAGAAAACTATTGAGACAGATTTAACAAAAGATGATATTTATTATAGATTAATTCAAGTATTAAAAGATAAATTAAAAATAGAAAATTTCTTTATTTTTGAAACAGATTTAATAAAAGATGAAAGAAAAATTATTTACTCAACAAAAGAAGTTGTTCCTTGTTGTAATATCTCAAAAAATATAAAAGAAAAATGTAGAGCAGAAAGAACTAATACTATTGTTGCATCTGAAAATTTTCCAGAGATTTGTAGACTTGCTATTTGCCCTGCTAATTCAAATCATATTTGTATTCCATTTTTAATAAACGAGCAAAAAAATGTTGTTATTCATATTATTTGTGATAATGAAGAGTGTTTAAAACATACAAAATATCAAATAGGAATAATAAAAAAATATTTAGAAGAGACTAAACCTATCTTAGAAAGTAAGTTATTAATGGATGTGCTAAGAGAAAGAAACTTAGTAGATGGATTAACAGGTCTTTATAATAGAAAATATCTAGATGAATTTATAGATAAAAAAATGCCTTATGAATTAAAAGAAGGTACAACTTATGCTGTTATGTTCTTAGATATTGATTATTTCAAAATGATAAATGATACTTATGGACATGATGCAGGAGATGCTATTTTACAAAAACTTTCAAAAACAATGAAAGATGCAATTAGTGAAAATGAATTTATTATTAGATTTGGTGGTGAAGAGTTTTTAATTATTATGAAAAATCCAACTCAAGAGAGTGCTTTATCTTTAGCAAATAAAATAAATGAAGATTTCTCAAAATTAATTTTCACATTCAACAATGAGTCATTTAGTAAAACTGTAAGTATTGGTTATGCCTTTTTCCCAAGTGATACAGACCAAATATGGAAATGCATTAAATTTGCTGATTTATCACTTTATGAGGCAAAAGAAACTGGAAGAAATAAAGTAGTAAAATTTACAAAAGAACTTCTTAAAAATGGAGATAAAGAGAGATATTAA
- a CDS encoding proton-conducting transporter membrane subunit: protein MSNSFYIILLLLSSFVPALIIFILKEEQYYLRNFFNLIGIFFKLFFVFFLIKAVLNNEEFVFRYEFIKDLEFVLKVDYLSLLFSTLSSILWLFTTFYAIGYLKNSAFQSRFFGFFSLCVTATVGLSMAGNLFTFFLFYEFLTLVTIPLIIHNQNLESKKALIIYLKYTIFGGVMFLAGISLLYSQTGSVEFVSGGYLDQYTQTTPLFWQISFVILILGLGVKAAIFPLHGWLPNAMAAPAPVSALLHAVAVVKAGAFGIIRVVYEVYGINFIQELNLLNFLMIISCVTILYGSVMALYQTDIKKLLAYSTVSQVSYIILGVSIFGAFGTIGGMVHLVHQGVMKITLFFCAGAFALTYGIKKIEQMNGLGKLMPLSSIAFTIAALGMIGLPPTAGFMTKWYLSLGSIDNQLWIVLVVLALSSLLNAAYFLPLVYRIWFLSPILQNKQIESYKGFESSLLLVLPLVFTAILTLLLGIFAFSDYSALRWVIDIVKMEYSS from the coding sequence ATGAGCAACTCTTTTTATATAATTTTATTATTGTTAAGCTCTTTTGTTCCTGCTTTAATTATTTTTATCTTAAAAGAAGAACAATATTATTTAAGAAATTTTTTCAATCTTATTGGAATATTTTTTAAACTCTTTTTTGTTTTTTTTCTAATAAAAGCAGTTTTAAATAATGAAGAGTTTGTTTTTAGATATGAGTTTATTAAAGATTTAGAGTTTGTTTTAAAAGTTGATTATTTATCACTTCTTTTTTCTACTTTATCTTCGATATTATGGCTTTTTACTACATTTTATGCAATTGGTTATTTAAAAAATAGTGCTTTTCAAAGTAGATTTTTTGGATTTTTCTCTTTATGTGTAACTGCAACTGTTGGTTTAAGTATGGCTGGAAATCTTTTTACATTTTTCCTTTTTTATGAATTTTTAACATTAGTTACAATTCCATTGATTATTCATAATCAAAACTTAGAATCGAAAAAAGCTTTAATAATATATTTAAAATATACTATTTTTGGTGGAGTTATGTTTTTAGCAGGAATTTCACTTTTATATTCTCAAACGGGAAGTGTAGAGTTTGTAAGTGGTGGATATTTAGACCAATATACTCAAACAACTCCACTTTTTTGGCAAATTTCATTTGTGATTTTGATTTTAGGATTAGGAGTAAAAGCAGCTATTTTTCCACTTCACGGTTGGCTTCCAAATGCTATGGCAGCACCTGCTCCTGTTTCTGCACTTTTACATGCGGTTGCAGTTGTAAAAGCTGGAGCTTTTGGAATAATAAGAGTAGTTTATGAAGTTTATGGAATAAATTTTATTCAAGAGTTAAATTTATTAAATTTTTTGATGATAATTTCATGTGTAACCATACTTTATGGAAGTGTTATGGCTTTATATCAAACAGATATAAAAAAACTATTAGCATATTCAACCGTATCTCAGGTATCTTATATAATTTTGGGAGTTTCAATATTTGGAGCTTTTGGAACTATTGGTGGAATGGTTCATTTAGTACATCAAGGAGTTATGAAAATAACTCTATTTTTTTGTGCAGGAGCATTTGCTTTGACTTATGGAATAAAAAAGATAGAACAAATGAATGGTTTAGGAAAACTTATGCCTTTAAGTTCAATAGCATTTACAATTGCAGCTTTAGGAATGATAGGATTACCCCCAACTGCTGGATTTATGACAAAATGGTATTTGTCTTTAGGTTCAATTGATAATCAATTATGGATAGTTCTAGTGGTTTTAGCATTATCTTCACTTTTAAATGCTGCATATTTTTTACCTTTAGTTTATAGAATTTGGTTTTTAAGTCCAATTTTACAAAATAAACAAATAGAGTCTTACAAAGGTTTTGAAAGTAGTCTATTATTGGTTTTACCTTTGGTTTTTACAGCTATTTTGACACTTCTTTTAGGTATTTTTGCATTTAGTGATTATAGTGCTTTAAGATGGGTAATTGATATTGTAAAAATGGAGTATTCATCATGA